The Limisphaera ngatamarikiensis genome contains the following window.
CGATGGACGCGCTGGTGGAACGGCTGCGGGCCGTGTTGTCCGCGGGGGCGCGCCTGTTGCGGGACGAGCCGATGTCGAAACGCACGACATGGCGTGTGGGAGGGCCCGTGGACGTGTGGGTGGAACCGGCGGACGAGGAGGACCTGGCCCGCGTGGTGCGGGAGTGTCGGGAGGCGCGGGTGCCGGTGCTGGTGGTGGGTCGGGGCTCGAATTTGCTGGTGACTGACTCGGGGTTTCGCGGGGTGGTGGTGGCGTTGCACGGGGAGGGTTGGCAACGGGTGGAGGTGGATGGGACGCGGTTGCGGTGTGGTGCGGGTGCGCGGTTGAAGGTGGTGGCGGGGGTGGCGCGGGACGCGGGTTTGGGCGGGCTCGAGTTCCTGGAGGGGATTCCGGGCAGTGTGGGGGGTGCGTTGCGAATGAACGCCGGGGCGATGGGGCGTTGTGTGTTTGAGGTGGTGGAGAGAGTTCGGTTGATGGACGGTGACGGGTCGGTGAAGGAGGTGGAGGGGAGTCGGCTGCCGGTGCGGTACCGGTCTTGTGACGGGTTGGAGGGTCGGATTGCGCTGGGTGCGGTGTTGCGGGGCGAGCCGGCGTCGAGGGAGGAGATCCAGGCGCGGATGCAGGAGTACAGCCGGCGGCGGTGGGCGACGCAGCCGGCGGCGCCGAGCGCCGGGTGTGTGTTCAAGAATCCGGCCGGGGTTTCGGCGGGTCGGCTGTTGGATGAGCTGGGTTGCAAGGGATGGCGGGAGGGCGGGGCGCGGGTGAGCGAGGTGCATGCGAATTTCATTGTGACGGAGCCGGGGGCGACGGCGGCGGATGTGCTGCGGTTGATCCGGCGTTTGCAGGAGCATGTGAAGCGTGAGCGGGGGCTGACGTTGGAGCCCGAGGTGCGGATTGTTGGCGGGCAGGAGGGTGAGGAAGGATGTTGGATCGCAGGTTGACGATCACGGTGATGGCGGGAGGCCCTTCGGCGGAACGCGAGGTTTCGCTGCGGTCGGGTGCCGGTGTGGCTGCGGCGTTGCGGGCGCGGGGGCATCGGGTGTTTGAGCTGGACCCGGTGGACTCGGGCTGGCGGTTGCCGGAGGGGACGGATGTGGTGTTTCTGGCCCTGCACGGTGCGTATGGGGAGGATGGGACGGTGCAGGCGCAGTTGGAGGAGCTGGGGGTGCCGTACACGGGTTGTGGTCCGGAGGCGAGTCGGGTGGGGTTTGACAAGGTGCTGAGCAAGGAGCGGTTTGTGGCGGCGGGGGTACCGACGGCGCGGTATGTGGTGGTGGACCGGCCGGATGCGTCGTGGCCGGAGGGTTGGGAGCCGCCGGTGATTGTGAAGCCGGCACGGCAGGGGTCGAGCATCGGGTTGCAATGTGTACGTTCGGTGGAGGAATGGTCGGGGGCGTTGGCGGAGGCATGGCGGTATGACACGCGTTTGTTGGTGGAGGAGTGGGTGCAGGGGCGTGAATGCACGGTGGGTTTGCTGGGCGGACAAGTGTTGCCGATCAGCGAGGTGCGGGTGAGGTCGGGTTTGTATGATTACCGGACCAAATACACGCCCGGGGCGGCGGAGTATTTGTGTCCGGCGCCGTGGGATGAGGAGACGGCGGAACGGATTCGATGGGCGGCACGGAGGGCATTTGAGGCGATTGGCGGCCGTGATTACGGGCGGGTGGATTTGATTGTGCGACCGGACGGTACGCCGGTGGTGCTGGAGGTCAACACGTTGCCGGGGATGACGCCGACGAGTGCGTTACCGCGTGCGGCGCGTGCGGCGGGTTTGTCGTACGAGGATTTGTGCGAGTGCAT
Protein-coding sequences here:
- the murB gene encoding UDP-N-acetylmuramate dehydrogenase codes for the protein MKEHEPEVMTGSGNSGASAAMDALVERLRAVLSAGARLLRDEPMSKRTTWRVGGPVDVWVEPADEEDLARVVRECREARVPVLVVGRGSNLLVTDSGFRGVVVALHGEGWQRVEVDGTRLRCGAGARLKVVAGVARDAGLGGLEFLEGIPGSVGGALRMNAGAMGRCVFEVVERVRLMDGDGSVKEVEGSRLPVRYRSCDGLEGRIALGAVLRGEPASREEIQARMQEYSRRRWATQPAAPSAGCVFKNPAGVSAGRLLDELGCKGWREGGARVSEVHANFIVTEPGATAADVLRLIRRLQEHVKRERGLTLEPEVRIVGGQEGEEGCWIAG
- a CDS encoding D-alanine--D-alanine ligase family protein, which encodes MLDRRLTITVMAGGPSAEREVSLRSGAGVAAALRARGHRVFELDPVDSGWRLPEGTDVVFLALHGAYGEDGTVQAQLEELGVPYTGCGPEASRVGFDKVLSKERFVAAGVPTARYVVVDRPDASWPEGWEPPVIVKPARQGSSIGLQCVRSVEEWSGALAEAWRYDTRLLVEEWVQGRECTVGLLGGQVLPISEVRVRSGLYDYRTKYTPGAAEYLCPAPWDEETAERIRWAARRAFEAIGGRDYGRVDLIVRPDGTPVVLEVNTLPGMTPTSALPRAARAAGLSYEDLCECMVELAWRRRGEGVRSASRMGEGMP